A portion of the Micromonospora vinacea genome contains these proteins:
- a CDS encoding YoaK family protein, whose protein sequence is MSSTAPRVTRPRVAPRRDERLLRRRQALVVVLTFLTGSADALGFLALGGAFASVMTGNMVLLGLSAGRGEADLALTSGCAIVSFIVGVLAGARVVGSAQPDDPVWPRRVTWALVLELAVFVVFAVVWEVTLHTPDAGVHLALLMLSAVALGVQSSAIQRFGVSGLSSTYLTGTLTSLIAGVAARSPWASLRPKVQVLLALMVGAAVGAVVALHLPVVAPALLIVPLVLVIAVSARMRA, encoded by the coding sequence GTGTCGAGCACAGCGCCCCGCGTCACCCGTCCCCGCGTCGCCCCGCGCCGAGACGAGCGCCTGCTGCGGCGACGGCAGGCGCTCGTCGTCGTCCTCACCTTCCTGACCGGGAGCGCCGACGCTCTCGGTTTCCTCGCCCTCGGCGGCGCGTTCGCGAGCGTGATGACCGGCAACATGGTGCTGCTCGGGCTCTCGGCCGGCCGAGGCGAGGCCGACCTGGCCCTGACGTCGGGCTGCGCCATCGTCAGCTTCATCGTCGGCGTCCTCGCGGGCGCCCGCGTCGTCGGCTCGGCACAGCCCGACGATCCGGTCTGGCCCCGGCGGGTCACCTGGGCGTTGGTCCTGGAGCTGGCGGTGTTCGTGGTGTTCGCCGTCGTCTGGGAGGTCACCCTGCACACCCCCGACGCGGGTGTCCACCTGGCGCTGCTCATGCTGTCCGCTGTCGCGTTGGGCGTGCAGAGCAGTGCGATCCAACGCTTCGGCGTGTCCGGCCTGTCCTCCACGTACCTGACCGGCACGCTCACCAGCCTGATCGCCGGGGTCGCCGCGCGCAGCCCGTGGGCCAGCCTGCGCCCCAAGGTTCAGGTGCTGCTGGCCCTCATGGTCGGCGCGGCGGTCGGCGCCGTGGTCGCCCTGCACCTGCCGGTCGTCGCCCCGGCCCTGCTGATCGTGCCGCTGGTGCTCGTCATCGCGGTGTCCGCGCGGATGCGGGCCTGA
- a CDS encoding S8 family serine peptidase, whose product MLRPRQRTRRAMGAVGAALAIVLALPTGAAVAAPAPSNGAVDPLRKVDPRVLGAARTGTNASFFVELTDEATLNQSDLDRVERAAGGRAGRVARTTRVYETKLAHAEKTQRGLRSLLRNRHADFTPYWIANIIEVTGDLKLMTELAGRADVARITAIGGTKLAEPVRTAGASADNPQLPWNLTSLAADKVWREYGTRGEGIVVGSVDSGVQYDHPALVRQYRGNDGDGTFTHDYNWYDPTGICLPSTPCDNYGHGTHTVGTMVGDDGDGRITGVAPRASWIAAKGCEANYCSNSALLAAGQWMLAPTDRNGENPRPDLAPDIINNSWGGHDGDPTFYDTIIDSWVAAGIFPVFAVGNEAKELPEPCGSAGHPATNPLAYAVGATSAAGLIADFSSRGPGREDTVRPDITAPGVGILSSVPGSDWGMSDGTSMAAPHVAGAVALAWSAVPNLRRDLATTRELLDRTAHDVNDLQCGGTPADNNVYGEGRLDAYDLVTQASTAQLGGVVVHANLNGTVLSGAKITLTSALVTRTARTDARGTVQLGRVPAGEYTLTASFFARRTARQTITVSTSGTTNLTLDLSEPAPWQAIQGRVTDPAGKPVVGARLALAGETFPAFVTDAEGHYTGMLPEADYDLLVEYGRWLAPKTVALTVDGPETVDVALAAKTDRHGYRAGTATAEWADGGSVLALTGDTASRAVDLPFPVTFYGSTYRQLTVHTDGYLTFGVDVSTSVGDNGPLPAPAVSAPAVYAFWDDLVLDHASTVRTRVSGTGTARQVVVTWNRAALKSAPKTRVDVQVRLGENGTVTIAYRKLAATAAGTGGSATVGIEDATGRDALTYSRDEQVLDAADAITFRVAGRGLLRGTVRDANDRQPLAGATVRVESPDAPQPITTTTDADGFYQVEAPAGPVTVTALQPGYDLPASTVGVVESTVVPHDLALRTPLLLANKNAVSVSARAGVTRTATVTLTNRGDLPATWLAREINSPTPPTGIPGRQLSSFPLKELYNAYGVGYRNGELIVSNSYLFGQMQRFSTDGRSLGKGVLPIDGWPSDMAYVPSRDLMCAPKMSFIGDLPIVCFDPDTLEVKETITGPWAGKLYYGLAYRASDDTFYLSGDNRIRHLAGLSHPQPGSVLGECTPPIPWMTGLALNEEHNVLWGINQDSKESIWALDPATCQPLASVPDPDPNPLSGAGLDLDEQGNLWVLGNATGRPYGSKVYHVDGSLPAYSDVAWLSAATSGEVPAGAKGALTITVDTTGLAPGPYVATLLVTNNGAKGASTPITVSLTVTK is encoded by the coding sequence ATGCTCAGACCCAGACAGCGGACACGTCGAGCCATGGGTGCCGTCGGTGCGGCGCTGGCCATCGTGCTCGCACTGCCGACCGGCGCCGCCGTGGCCGCGCCCGCGCCGAGCAACGGCGCTGTCGACCCACTGCGCAAGGTGGACCCGCGCGTGCTCGGTGCGGCCCGTACCGGCACCAACGCCAGCTTCTTCGTCGAGCTGACCGACGAGGCCACGCTGAACCAGAGCGACCTGGACCGGGTCGAGCGGGCCGCCGGTGGCCGGGCCGGGCGGGTCGCCCGCACCACCCGGGTCTACGAGACCAAGCTGGCCCACGCCGAGAAGACCCAGCGCGGGCTCCGCTCCCTGCTGCGCAACCGGCACGCCGACTTCACCCCGTACTGGATCGCGAACATCATCGAGGTCACCGGCGACCTGAAGCTGATGACCGAACTGGCCGGCCGGGCTGACGTCGCGCGGATCACCGCGATCGGTGGGACCAAGCTCGCGGAGCCGGTCCGCACCGCCGGCGCCTCCGCCGACAACCCGCAGCTGCCGTGGAACCTCACCTCACTCGCCGCCGACAAGGTCTGGCGCGAGTACGGCACCCGCGGCGAGGGCATCGTCGTCGGCAGCGTCGACTCCGGTGTGCAGTACGACCACCCGGCCCTGGTCCGCCAGTATCGGGGCAACGACGGTGACGGCACCTTCACGCACGACTACAACTGGTACGACCCGACCGGGATCTGCCTGCCGTCGACGCCCTGCGACAACTACGGGCACGGCACCCACACGGTCGGCACGATGGTCGGCGACGACGGCGACGGGCGGATCACCGGTGTGGCCCCGCGTGCCAGCTGGATCGCGGCCAAGGGGTGCGAGGCCAACTACTGCAGCAACAGCGCGTTGCTCGCGGCCGGCCAGTGGATGCTCGCGCCCACCGACCGCAACGGCGAGAACCCCCGCCCGGACCTCGCGCCGGACATCATCAACAATTCCTGGGGCGGCCACGACGGTGACCCCACCTTCTACGACACCATCATCGACTCCTGGGTCGCCGCCGGCATCTTCCCGGTCTTCGCGGTCGGCAACGAGGCCAAGGAATTGCCCGAGCCGTGCGGCTCGGCGGGCCACCCGGCCACCAACCCGCTGGCGTACGCCGTCGGCGCGACCAGCGCCGCCGGTTTGATCGCCGACTTCTCCAGCCGAGGGCCGGGCCGCGAGGACACGGTACGGCCGGACATCACCGCCCCCGGGGTAGGCATCCTCTCCTCAGTGCCGGGCAGCGACTGGGGCATGAGCGACGGCACATCCATGGCCGCTCCACACGTCGCCGGTGCGGTCGCCCTGGCCTGGTCGGCCGTGCCGAACCTGCGCCGTGACCTGGCAACCACCCGCGAGCTGCTGGACCGCACCGCGCACGACGTCAACGACCTGCAGTGTGGCGGCACCCCGGCCGACAACAACGTCTACGGCGAGGGTCGGCTCGACGCGTACGACCTGGTGACCCAGGCCTCGACGGCGCAGCTCGGCGGCGTCGTGGTGCACGCGAACCTGAACGGCACCGTGCTCTCCGGGGCGAAGATCACCCTGACCTCCGCCCTGGTCACCCGCACCGCCCGCACCGACGCGCGCGGCACGGTCCAGCTGGGTCGGGTCCCGGCCGGGGAGTACACGCTGACCGCGTCGTTCTTCGCGCGGCGCACCGCACGGCAGACCATCACCGTCTCGACAAGCGGCACCACCAATCTGACGCTGGACCTGTCCGAGCCCGCCCCGTGGCAGGCGATCCAGGGCCGGGTCACCGACCCGGCGGGCAAGCCGGTCGTGGGTGCCCGGTTGGCGCTCGCCGGGGAGACGTTCCCAGCGTTCGTCACCGACGCCGAGGGTCACTACACCGGGATGCTGCCCGAGGCCGACTACGACCTGCTGGTCGAGTACGGCCGGTGGCTGGCACCGAAGACGGTCGCGCTGACCGTCGACGGGCCGGAGACGGTGGACGTGGCGCTCGCCGCGAAGACCGACCGGCACGGCTACCGGGCGGGGACGGCCACCGCGGAGTGGGCCGACGGCGGCAGCGTGCTGGCCCTCACCGGCGACACCGCGAGCCGGGCCGTCGACCTGCCGTTTCCGGTGACGTTCTACGGCAGCACCTACCGTCAGCTGACCGTGCACACCGACGGTTACCTGACCTTCGGCGTCGACGTGAGCACCTCGGTCGGCGACAACGGTCCGCTGCCCGCCCCGGCGGTCTCGGCACCGGCCGTCTACGCGTTCTGGGACGACCTGGTCCTGGACCACGCCTCGACGGTGCGTACCAGGGTGTCCGGCACCGGCACGGCCCGACAGGTCGTGGTCACCTGGAACCGGGCCGCGCTGAAGAGCGCGCCGAAGACCCGGGTCGACGTCCAGGTGCGCCTCGGCGAGAACGGCACCGTCACCATCGCGTACCGCAAGCTCGCCGCCACGGCGGCGGGGACCGGCGGCTCGGCGACCGTCGGCATCGAGGACGCCACCGGCCGCGACGCGCTGACGTACTCGCGCGACGAGCAGGTGCTCGACGCGGCCGACGCGATCACCTTCCGGGTGGCCGGTCGTGGCCTGCTGCGGGGCACGGTGCGGGATGCGAACGACCGTCAGCCGCTGGCCGGCGCGACGGTGCGGGTCGAATCGCCGGACGCACCGCAGCCGATCACCACGACCACCGACGCCGACGGCTTCTACCAGGTGGAGGCACCGGCCGGGCCGGTAACGGTGACCGCTCTGCAACCGGGCTACGACCTGCCGGCGAGCACCGTCGGCGTTGTCGAGTCGACGGTCGTCCCGCACGACCTGGCGCTGCGTACACCGCTGCTGCTGGCCAACAAGAACGCGGTCTCGGTGTCCGCCCGGGCCGGGGTGACCCGGACTGCGACGGTGACCCTGACCAACCGGGGTGACCTGCCGGCCACCTGGCTGGCCCGGGAGATCAACTCGCCCACCCCGCCGACCGGCATCCCGGGCCGGCAGCTCAGCTCGTTCCCGCTCAAGGAGCTCTACAACGCCTACGGCGTCGGCTACCGCAACGGCGAGCTGATCGTCTCCAACTCGTACCTGTTCGGGCAGATGCAGCGCTTCAGCACGGACGGCCGGTCGCTGGGCAAGGGTGTGCTGCCGATCGACGGCTGGCCCTCGGACATGGCGTACGTGCCGAGCCGGGACCTGATGTGCGCGCCGAAGATGTCGTTCATCGGGGACCTGCCGATCGTGTGCTTCGACCCGGACACCCTGGAGGTGAAGGAGACCATCACCGGGCCGTGGGCCGGCAAGCTCTACTACGGGCTCGCCTACCGCGCCTCGGACGACACCTTCTACCTCAGCGGCGACAACCGCATCCGGCACCTCGCCGGACTGTCTCACCCGCAGCCCGGTTCGGTGCTGGGGGAGTGCACCCCGCCCATCCCGTGGATGACCGGCCTTGCCCTCAACGAGGAACACAACGTGTTGTGGGGCATCAACCAGGACTCCAAAGAGTCGATCTGGGCGCTCGACCCGGCCACCTGCCAGCCGCTCGCCTCGGTGCCCGACCCCGACCCGAACCCGCTCAGCGGCGCCGGGCTGGACCTGGACGAGCAGGGCAACCTGTGGGTGCTCGGTAACGCGACCGGCCGGCCGTACGGCAGCAAGGTCTATCACGTCGACGGCTCGCTGCCGGCGTACAGCGACGTGGCGTGGCTGTCCGCCGCAACCTCCGGCGAGGTGCCGGCGGGGGCGAAGGGCGCGTTGACCATCACCGTGGACACCACCGGCCTGGCGCCGGGCCCGTACGTCGCCACGCTGCTGGTCACCAACAACGGTGCGAAGGGCGCGTCCACCCCGATCACCGTGTCGCTGACGGTCACGAAGTGA